One Perognathus longimembris pacificus isolate PPM17 chromosome 13, ASM2315922v1, whole genome shotgun sequence genomic window, agttacagcatcacctcttcccttgttttctcccagtatttACCTCCCAAGCCCcacccaaagttgtacagttcattttcaacacagtgtctaatgaatatcactgatgaattagttcaccctttgcccaCCATTAATGTGCTCCCCTTACACGCTCCCAAACAGATATTCTTGCATACAAGACAAAATTTAACCCTCCTGCACATCAActatagaatatatattttaatgtatagaAGTCAAAAACAGCGACAAAGGCAGGAAGCcccacaaaaagcaaaataacaaaaaacctcttgtttccatttcttggaattcatttcaataaatatcattttatatgaccatatgtgcATAGCAAtttagcctttgtgatcctctcctaagaatactctcctttggtctcactgtgtgcatgtttagagtcctgtttaacaTATCATGACCAAGtataatattttgtcttttgtcatCTATTATGTTTAGGTACagttttataggcacattctaaaatgagggaaaccatgcacccTTAGTGACTGATGAACTACTGATAtctggaaaaataatttaagaatgtAATGGAGAGCCAAAAATATTTCATGGAATACTGAAATGATGTGAGTTGTCAAAATATTCTGGAATCTACCAACTTCATAATTATTCTTGAAATATGAAGTATATTATGGCTCTCACTCCATTAATTGATGTGTTCACCCCAAACTACTTCATAAGGATATTTTATGGAATGGAGACACTATGACTTGGGCTTGTAGAGTAGCCAACAAATATATGCCATCAGGTCCTTCCCATTCCTTGCAGATCGGAGCAGGAGTGAGATAACCATTACAGGGTGATACAAAGTAGTAAATGTCTATTTGATCTGTCACTCATAACCAAACAACTGATGACTGTGTCTAAGAAGAATGAGTCAATGTGAATAAGAAAGCACCcaaaaattatattgaaaatCAGATGAAAGAGATGGTTTATCACAAGAGACCCATGAATAAACAAAGCCAAGTAAATGTAATAATGCCTTGGGAAGAATTTTGCACTGTccatataattataaataaccatacaggggctgggaatatggcctagtggcaagagtgtttgcctcatatacatgaagtcctgagatCAGTTCCCCActtgtatagaaaacagccagagatggtgctgtggctcaagtggcagagtgctagccttgagcaaaaagaagccagggacagtgctcaggccctgagtccaaggacccaggacttgcaaaaaataaaataaaataaataaaaatataaatatataaataaataaccataCATTGATGGGCTATAACACCAAATTCAATCTACTTACAAAGAACTGGCAATGAAAATAAGGATAGAGGACAAGTGGCATATGGATGGGAAATATGCTTTGTAACCAAACAGAAGCAAACGTTCTCAAAAGAAATTTGACATTTCTATCAAATATCTATACAAAAATTGTATCAGGCTAATAATATCAGTTGATAAGAAGATATTAGAGAAATTATTTCAAGTATATCCAAATATTTATTCACTATATAATTTGTATAAAGCTTTCAGAAGTAGAAAAGCCTACCAAATAAGGTCAAATATTTTTTATCATACTTTGAAAGTTCTTTAATTTTACAACAATCAAATGATCATCATTATCAGAACTTTTAGTAATTTTGTATTTCATCACCTTGTGCTTAGCTAAATTCTATAAATAGAATCTTTATTAATTAATACTTCAGAACACCTTGGCTCTAGGTAAGTCATTAATTTTCTGTGCCTTTTAAATCTTCAAATATGGTACagtaaaattctagaaaatagaaacacacagtggtatgttatatatgtaagtgacagataaaattataaagaaaatgttttatgaatGGTAATGCACCATAATGATCAAATAGGAAGGGCACTGCATACAACTATGACAAACTCTAACATACCTAATGATTCTGATACCTACTTTCTGATAAATTTTCTTATTGCATTTTTAACATCTTTGTTCCTCAGGCTATAAATGAAAGGGTTCAGCATAGGACTCACAAAGATATAAAACACAGCTACAATTTTCCCCTGTTCTACAGACGTCTCAGAAGGGGGCCTCAGGTGCATGCAGAATAGGGTCCCATAGAACACAGTGACCGCTGTCAGATGGGACCCACAGGTAGAGAAAGCCTTGCGTCTCCCCTCTGCAGAGCGCATACGCAGAATGGCGGTGAAGATGAAAATATAGGAGATGAGAACGATGGTGAGAGAGCAAATAAGGTTGGAACCCGCCACCACAAACATGGCAGTCTTTTTGACATAGGTATCAGAGCAACTAAGGACCATGAGGGGAGGGTCTGCACAATAGAAGTGATTGATCTCATTGGGTCCACAGAAAGTCAGGCGAAGCATCAGAATGGTTTGTACCAGACCATTTGCAAATCCATAAACATAAGGAGCAGCAACAAGGGACAGGCAGACACGCCTGGACATTTTGCTAGCATATAACAAGGGTTTACAGATGGCCATGTAGCGATCATAAGCCATCACTGCAAGCATATAATAGTCTGTGATGATCAGTGCAATGAAAAAGTTGAATTGTATAATGCAGCCGATGAAGGAAATCGTTTTTCTCTTGGACAAGAAATTAACCAGCATCTGGGGGGTGACAGTGGTAGCATAGCAGAGATCGACAAAGGAGAGATGACTGAGGAAAAAGTACATTGGGGTATGAAGCTTAGAGTCACTTCTGATTAAGCAAATCATTGTGACATTGCCTATTATTGTAATGAGGTAGATGAGCAAGAACACCACGAATAGGACTGGCTGCAATTCTGCTCGATCTGTCAGTCCCAGAAAAATGAACTCAGTTACCACTGTGTGGTTTTTCTTTAGCATTGTATTGAGTTGTCTTCCAAAGACatctaaagaaagagaaataaaattaatatgaCTTTATCCTTCATTCATTACCCTGATCTAagattctcctctcctctttgaaACTTGTAAATATATATGGCATACATAATTGGCACAGAAAACTTAAGTTAGGATTTTAaacttgtttttgccagtcctggagcttgggactcagggtcggagcactgtccctggctactgtgtgctcaaggctaccactctaccacttgagccacagcaccacttctgtccttttctgtttatgtggtgctgaggaatcaaacccagggcttcatgcatgctaggcaacactttaccgctaagccatgttcccagcccacattAGGATTTTAAACAGGTAAATTAATATGAAGTTATCTAtgcctgtgtgtatatgtatatatatatatacacatatatatgtgtgtgtgtgtgtgtttgtataatgTATCACCTATCTATGCATCTTTCTACCATCTATCGATTTTTCTATCATTTGTTATCTATCTctcatctatcatctacctatcatctTTTTCTCACTCTAAAGGAATTTATAACATGCAATTTTGTTATACAAGCTTAACAATACTTGAAGTTGCCTTACAAGTCTTTTCTATGGTTCATCTTTGCCTTTTAgttgaaaatattaatataagaattaatttcatttataattttatttgtctttttggtAATGCAGTTTGGATGTGTTTAGCAAAGTATCATCATTGAAATTTACCTATTTTTTCCACAGTGAAATTGACTTGGGAAAGGTTGCCTCTCCCCATGTAATGAGAATATCTTTCCCAGCCACTGTGAACCCAAGATAGTTTTCCAGCTGTTCCTTTACTCAGTAATATGTTTTTATGTCCCCTACTCTTATCCATTCCAGAGGGTCCTCAAAACTCATTTCCACTTTTCAAAACCAGGTCAGGATCTCATTTATTGGAATATTTTTGTCCAGAATTGCCTAATTGGCTTGGGGAAATGAAAGTAAACTTTAGCTATTTTTAAATATGGTTTGTTCATACAAAGA contains:
- the LOC125361452 gene encoding olfactory receptor 1030-like; translation: MLKKNHTVVTEFIFLGLTDRAELQPVLFVVFLLIYLITIIGNVTMICLIRSDSKLHTPMYFFLSHLSFVDLCYATTVTPQMLVNFLSKRKTISFIGCIIQFNFFIALIITDYYMLAVMAYDRYMAICKPLLYASKMSRRVCLSLVAAPYVYGFANGLVQTILMLRLTFCGPNEINHFYCADPPLMVLSCSDTYVKKTAMFVVAGSNLICSLTIVLISYIFIFTAILRMRSAEGRRKAFSTCGSHLTAVTVFYGTLFCMHLRPPSETSVEQGKIVAVFYIFVSPMLNPFIYSLRNKDVKNAIRKFIRK